A single Chloroflexota bacterium DNA region contains:
- a CDS encoding SDR family oxidoreductase, translating to MDRRTSRLKCRTRQSELLILLRRRGKNTAGTGGADTRGAYATGGNVLITGASSGIGRATAVHLAACGFDVIATSRDASRLDEMLAEAEGLSGSVAGVELDINSDAEVARVMPALIERRGAMEALVNNAGFGLWGPVETLSDAELKAQFETNFFAAVRMTQAVLPAMIRRRRGTIVNISSVLGRIGTPFNGAYVSSKFALEGISESLKTEVQPFGVRVAMVEPGLFRTNFPDNSIRGAAADSDTVYSPYIGRYHLNRDMFHRFGGDPARVARVVHKVITSPAPNFRNPVGIDARSATLAARMLPERVYWRLLSKVTMRH from the coding sequence ATGGATCGCAGGACAAGCCGCCTGAAATGTCGGACGAGGCAAAGTGAATTGCTGATATTACTTCGCAGACGCGGTAAGAACACGGCGGGCACCGGCGGTGCAGATACTCGCGGCGCATACGCTACCGGCGGCAATGTGCTTATCACCGGCGCGTCTTCGGGCATCGGTAGGGCAACTGCGGTGCATCTCGCAGCCTGCGGTTTCGATGTGATTGCCACCAGCCGCGACGCGTCTCGCCTCGATGAGATGTTGGCGGAAGCGGAGGGACTCAGTGGCTCGGTAGCCGGCGTGGAGTTGGACATCAATTCTGATGCGGAAGTCGCGCGAGTCATGCCGGCGCTCATTGAACGGCGCGGTGCGATGGAGGCACTGGTGAACAACGCGGGCTTTGGTCTGTGGGGACCGGTCGAAACGCTTTCGGACGCCGAGTTGAAGGCGCAGTTCGAGACGAACTTCTTCGCCGCCGTGCGAATGACGCAGGCGGTGCTGCCCGCGATGATTCGACGGCGGCGCGGCACAATTGTCAACATCAGCTCGGTGCTAGGACGGATCGGGACGCCGTTCAACGGCGCGTATGTTTCCAGCAAATTCGCGCTGGAAGGCATCAGCGAATCGCTGAAGACGGAAGTGCAGCCCTTCGGCGTGCGCGTGGCGATGGTTGAGCCGGGCTTGTTCCGCACCAACTTCCCGGACAACTCCATCAGAGGCGCGGCGGCGGACAGCGATACGGTGTATTCGCCATACATTGGGCGCTATCATCTCAACCGCGATATGTTCCACCGCTTCGGCGGTGATCCGGCGCGCGTGGCGAGAGTCGTGCACAAGGTCATCACATCGCCCGCGCCAAATTTCCGCAACCCGGTAGGCATAGACGCGCGATCGGCAACGCTCGCGGCACGGATGCTGCCGGAGCGCGTATATTGGCGCTTGTTAAGCAAGGTGACCATGCGGCATTAG
- a CDS encoding C-terminal binding protein: MISVSQPKSAPTQLKSAPMQPRRATVNFLRKSNGCAIKYPKNRQSRSQHHNHHEGGTELAEHKVAYVGRGAPDTTLIEEGLQGLDYEIEISVVETQGEIIEACKGADVILNGGVEMPREVIEEIDTAQAIIVGSHGFNQIDHNAATDQGLMVINCAGFCTEEVSNHAIVMLMACAKKLTILHNLVREGKWGAETRDAIMPMAPIDGQTLGLVAFGNIARAVARKAQALGMDVITYDPYCPPWVTKEYRVRPVATLEELAADSDFVSMHTPLNDETRKLVGADFFKLMKPTAYFINTCRGPTVDEAAMIDALNNGEIAGAGLDVFEEEPTPADNPLLKMDNVIVTPHSAGSSNNSRVRSPMRVGQETARVLTGNFPMSLVNPEVRSNLPIREPAVNV, translated from the coding sequence TTGATAAGCGTATCGCAGCCGAAGAGCGCGCCGACGCAGCTGAAGAGCGCGCCGATGCAGCCGAGGCGCGCAACCGTGAACTTCTTACGGAAATCGAACGGCTGCGCCATCAAATATCCGAAAAATAGGCAATCACGATCACAACATCACAACCACCATGAAGGAGGAACTGAATTGGCAGAACACAAAGTGGCATATGTAGGCAGAGGGGCGCCTGACACCACCCTCATTGAGGAAGGCTTGCAAGGGTTGGACTACGAGATTGAAATCAGCGTGGTCGAGACTCAGGGCGAGATTATCGAGGCGTGCAAGGGCGCGGATGTCATTCTGAACGGCGGCGTGGAGATGCCGCGCGAGGTTATCGAGGAGATAGACACGGCGCAGGCTATCATCGTCGGCAGCCACGGCTTCAACCAAATCGACCACAACGCCGCGACCGACCAGGGCCTGATGGTTATCAACTGCGCGGGCTTCTGCACCGAAGAGGTGTCGAACCACGCGATCGTGATGCTGATGGCTTGCGCCAAGAAGCTGACCATCCTGCACAACCTAGTGCGCGAGGGCAAGTGGGGCGCGGAGACTCGCGACGCAATTATGCCTATGGCGCCCATCGACGGGCAGACTCTCGGGCTTGTCGCGTTCGGCAACATCGCCCGAGCGGTCGCGCGCAAGGCGCAGGCGCTCGGCATGGATGTCATCACTTACGATCCGTACTGCCCGCCGTGGGTAACCAAGGAATACCGCGTCCGTCCCGTCGCCACTCTCGAAGAGCTCGCGGCAGACTCGGACTTCGTTTCCATGCACACGCCTCTCAACGACGAGACTCGCAAGCTGGTCGGCGCGGACTTCTTCAAGCTGATGAAGCCCACTGCGTACTTCATCAACACCTGCCGCGGACCGACGGTTGACGAAGCAGCGATGATAGACGCGCTGAACAACGGCGAAATCGCAGGCGCAGGCTTGGACGTGTTCGAGGAAGAGCCGACGCCGGCGGACAATCCGCTGCTGAAGATGGACAATGTCATCGTAACGCCGCACTCGGCGGGCAGCTCCAACAACTCGCGCGTAAGGTCGCCCATGCGCGTCGGGCAGGAGACCGCGCGCGTACTGACCGGCAACTTCCCGATGTCGCTAGTCAACCCCGAAGTACGCTCCAATCTCCCCATCAGGGAGCCGGCGGTGAACGTGTAG
- a CDS encoding Uma2 family endonuclease: MVATTRTTTKTFKKITNAWVNRTLPDIFYEEPEPVEDGVLQESPLMRIINLLRELFEDRPDVFMSGMVFVSYDETNGNARVAPDFFIAFDVPNESIRRNLPNFWIWEIGKAPDFALEVASQSTALNDLGHKRDLYAELGIAEYWRFDPTGGDYYGQPLAGERLVEGEYRQYELQEEADGSVIGYSPLLEVDFYWDGNEFDVLDPVTGRTIDKRIAAEERADAAEERADAAEARNRELLTEIERLRHQISEK; encoded by the coding sequence ATGGTGGCAACGACAAGGACTACAACCAAGACATTCAAGAAGATAACCAACGCTTGGGTTAACAGGACGCTGCCCGACATCTTCTACGAAGAGCCGGAACCGGTGGAGGACGGTGTGCTGCAAGAATCACCCCTAATGAGAATCATCAATCTGCTCAGGGAACTCTTTGAAGACCGTCCGGATGTATTCATGTCAGGCATGGTATTCGTCTCCTACGACGAAACCAACGGCAATGCCCGCGTCGCGCCGGACTTTTTCATCGCATTCGATGTCCCTAACGAATCCATCCGTCGTAACCTGCCCAACTTTTGGATATGGGAGATTGGCAAGGCACCCGACTTTGCGCTGGAAGTGGCGTCGCAAAGCACCGCCTTGAACGACTTGGGACACAAGCGCGACCTGTACGCGGAGTTGGGGATAGCCGAGTACTGGCGCTTCGACCCGACGGGCGGCGACTACTACGGACAGCCGCTTGCGGGCGAGCGGTTGGTCGAAGGCGAGTATCGGCAGTATGAACTTCAAGAGGAAGCGGACGGTTCGGTTATTGGATACAGTCCACTACTGGAAGTGGACTTCTACTGGGACGGGAACGAATTCGATGTGCTTGACCCAGTAACGGGCAGGACGATTGATAAGCGTATCGCAGCCGAAGAGCGCGCCGACGCAGCTGAAGAGCGCGCCGATGCAGCCGAGGCGCGCAACCGTGAACTTCTTACGGAAATCGAACGGCTGCGCCATCAAATATCCGAAAAATAG
- a CDS encoding 6-phosphofructokinase yields MNAENVRLGILVGGGPAPGINSAISACTQAALANGAEVFGIMDGFSHLMAGSTEHVKPLTAADVRFIHSEGGAILRTSRANPTRNPEHLQNCVDSLRRIGITRLASIGGEDTALSAAEVAKASGGAVRVAHIPKTIDNDLPLPGDIPTFGFETARHLGTELVQNLMRDSRTTNRWYVVIVMGRKAGHLALGIGSSAGTALSIIPEEFPDPVIKVDDVVKMTEGAMLKRKAVEGREDGIAVISEGVAERFDPEELAALAGIEVNRDPHGHIRLGELPLSAMLRRAIQQRFADAGKNLGMVDVTIGYELRCASPLSFDIDYTRSLGYGAARLLLSAPEDDRFANGGLIYLDGEKLSTLTFDELRDPDTGRTRVRMVDTDSERYKVAQQYMVRIQPEDLQDDALVSEMAAYGNRSPEEVRERFGDSDS; encoded by the coding sequence ATGAACGCTGAAAATGTGAGGCTTGGCATCCTCGTCGGCGGCGGTCCGGCGCCCGGCATCAACAGCGCCATCAGCGCCTGTACGCAGGCGGCGCTCGCCAATGGCGCAGAAGTGTTTGGCATTATGGACGGCTTCAGCCATCTGATGGCGGGCAGCACCGAACATGTCAAACCTCTGACGGCGGCGGATGTGCGGTTCATCCACTCGGAAGGCGGCGCTATCCTGCGCACATCGCGCGCCAATCCCACGCGCAATCCTGAACACCTGCAGAATTGCGTGGACTCGCTGCGGCGGATCGGCATCACGCGGCTGGCATCCATCGGCGGCGAAGATACGGCATTGTCCGCGGCGGAGGTGGCGAAGGCGTCCGGCGGCGCGGTTCGCGTGGCGCACATCCCCAAGACCATCGACAACGACCTGCCGCTGCCCGGGGATATACCCACATTCGGCTTCGAGACGGCGCGGCATCTCGGCACGGAGCTTGTGCAGAACCTGATGCGCGACAGCCGCACAACGAACCGCTGGTATGTGGTCATAGTGATGGGGCGCAAGGCAGGACACCTCGCGCTCGGCATCGGCAGCTCGGCAGGCACGGCGCTCAGCATCATCCCGGAAGAGTTCCCCGACCCGGTAATTAAGGTTGACGATGTGGTGAAGATGACCGAAGGCGCGATGCTCAAGCGCAAGGCGGTCGAAGGGCGCGAAGACGGCATTGCGGTCATATCCGAAGGCGTCGCAGAACGGTTCGATCCGGAAGAGTTGGCGGCTCTCGCCGGCATAGAGGTCAATCGCGATCCGCACGGGCACATACGGCTGGGCGAACTGCCGCTGTCCGCAATGCTGCGCCGTGCGATACAGCAGCGCTTCGCGGACGCGGGCAAGAACCTCGGAATGGTAGATGTTACAATCGGCTACGAACTGCGCTGCGCATCGCCATTGTCGTTCGACATCGACTACACGCGCAGTCTGGGCTACGGCGCGGCGCGGCTGCTGCTGTCCGCGCCCGAAGACGACAGATTCGCCAACGGCGGCTTAATCTACCTAGACGGCGAAAAGTTGAGCACGCTGACATTCGACGAACTGCGCGACCCCGACACCGGCAGGACGCGAGTCCGCATGGTCGATACCGACTCCGAGCGCTACAAAGTCGCACAACAATATATGGTGCGAATCCAACCCGAAGACTTACAAGACGACGCGCTAGTATCCGAGATGGCAGCCTACGGCAACCGCAGCCCCGAAGAGGTCCGCGAGCGATTCGGCGACAGCGACAGTTAG
- a CDS encoding zinc-binding dehydrogenase: MKLETWRDELKAVYITEHGGTDALTYGDLPEPEVGANDVKVRVRACALNRLDVYTRQGARGTRIRFKGPHVLGGDVSGEVAEVGGEVRRVGVGERVVVNPRITCNQCRFCLSGEEELCPNARMLGSTVSGGYAEYVCVPAVNVEPIPDSLSYVQAASLPTVFLPCWTILVRKAQLKAWETLLIPSASSGVGTAGIQVAKNVLGASVITTTSSEEKAQRARELGADEVINYTTEDVAERVKEITDGQGVNVVLDHVGADFYPAAVRSLAMGGRYGICGVTSGYRADLQMGLMFLRYHTIFGVFMGRKEDLRQIVEQAGRGVISSIIHETFALEEAAKAHEAMEALNFFGKLVLTME; the protein is encoded by the coding sequence ATGAAACTTGAAACTTGGAGGGACGAATTGAAGGCAGTTTACATAACGGAACACGGCGGCACGGACGCGCTGACTTACGGCGACTTGCCGGAACCGGAGGTAGGCGCCAACGATGTCAAGGTGCGCGTGCGCGCGTGCGCGTTGAACCGGCTGGATGTCTATACGCGGCAGGGGGCTCGCGGCACTCGCATACGATTCAAGGGACCGCATGTGCTGGGTGGCGACGTGTCCGGCGAGGTGGCCGAAGTGGGCGGAGAAGTGCGCCGCGTGGGTGTGGGCGAGCGTGTCGTGGTCAATCCGCGCATCACCTGCAACCAGTGCCGTTTCTGCCTGTCGGGAGAAGAAGAACTGTGTCCCAACGCTAGGATGCTCGGTTCGACCGTCAGCGGCGGATATGCGGAATACGTCTGCGTGCCTGCTGTCAATGTGGAGCCGATACCGGATTCGCTATCGTATGTGCAGGCGGCGTCGCTGCCTACGGTGTTCCTGCCGTGCTGGACGATACTCGTGCGAAAGGCTCAGCTCAAGGCGTGGGAGACACTGCTGATACCTTCGGCGTCCAGCGGCGTGGGCACGGCGGGCATACAGGTCGCGAAGAATGTGCTGGGCGCGAGCGTCATCACCACCACCAGCAGCGAGGAAAAGGCGCAGAGGGCGCGAGAACTCGGAGCGGACGAGGTTATCAACTACACGACGGAAGATGTCGCCGAGCGCGTGAAGGAAATCACCGACGGGCAGGGCGTAAATGTCGTGCTAGACCATGTAGGCGCGGACTTCTACCCGGCGGCAGTAAGGTCACTCGCGATGGGCGGACGTTACGGCATCTGCGGCGTAACCAGCGGCTACCGCGCCGACCTGCAGATGGGCTTGATGTTCCTGCGCTATCACACCATCTTCGGCGTCTTCATGGGCCGCAAAGAAGACCTACGCCAAATAGTCGAACAAGCCGGCAGAGGTGTAATCAGCAGCATAATCCACGAAACATTCGCACTAGAAGAAGCCGCAAAAGCGCACGAAGCTATGGAAGCGCTAAACTTCTTCGGCAAATTAGTGCTGACGATGGAGTAG
- a CDS encoding class I SAM-dependent methyltransferase, translating into MDILEYNRAAWDRNVDRGNVWTIPVDEDAIAAAKQGEPVVWLTDKTPVPPGWFAEIPGNDILCLASAGGQQAPLLAAAGYNVTSYDNSERMLAQDRLVAEREDLALRTVQGDMADLSVFADASFDLVFHAISNIFAPSVLPVWREAYRVLRPGGVLMAGFVNPLEFIFDLELLEKGEFVVKHTLPYSDTNSLSEDGLQHWLDEGVPLVFGHTLTDQIGGQIDAGFVITGFYEDRRLSDERNDGEVFLSEYTSIYIATRALKQAR; encoded by the coding sequence ATGGATATTTTAGAGTACAACAGAGCCGCGTGGGACAGGAATGTTGACCGCGGCAATGTGTGGACTATTCCGGTGGATGAGGACGCAATCGCCGCCGCGAAACAAGGCGAGCCTGTCGTCTGGCTGACTGACAAGACTCCGGTGCCGCCCGGCTGGTTCGCGGAGATTCCGGGAAACGATATTCTGTGCCTAGCTTCGGCCGGCGGGCAGCAAGCGCCGCTCCTTGCCGCTGCCGGATACAATGTAACATCCTACGACAATTCGGAGCGGATGCTTGCCCAGGATAGGCTCGTTGCGGAGCGGGAAGACTTGGCACTGCGAACGGTGCAAGGCGACATGGCTGACCTGTCCGTGTTTGCGGACGCCAGCTTCGACCTTGTGTTTCACGCCATATCCAACATCTTCGCGCCAAGCGTGCTCCCTGTGTGGAGAGAAGCCTATCGCGTGCTGCGACCGGGCGGCGTGCTGATGGCAGGGTTCGTCAATCCGCTGGAGTTCATATTTGACCTTGAACTCTTGGAAAAGGGCGAGTTTGTGGTCAAACATACGCTGCCATACTCGGACACGAATAGCCTGTCGGAAGACGGTCTTCAACACTGGCTGGATGAAGGCGTACCGCTGGTATTCGGACATACGCTGACGGACCAGATCGGTGGGCAGATTGATGCAGGCTTCGTCATTACCGGATTCTACGAAGACAGACGGCTATCTGACGAGCGCAATGACGGTGAGGTATTTCTCTCCGAGTACACGTCAATATACATCGCAACACGCGCATTAAAGCAGGCTCGATAG
- a CDS encoding formyl-CoA transferase (catalyzes the formation of oxalyl-CoA from oxalate and Formyl-CoA) yields the protein MDKALEGVKVLDLTHVQAGPSCTQLLGFLGADVIKLEDVWGGDSTRRDLRHDDDSDSFYFLIFNNNKRAVSINLKTEKGKELFTGLLKWADVLVENFSLGMLDRLGFDWDTMQEINPGIVYTAIKGFGTYGPYAQYKGWEMVAQAVGGAMATTGYPDRPPVYLSPGVGDSGSGLHAAIGILAALRKRDITGKGQRVEVAMQDAVVNLMRMQMTPVLGLQQPEARRGHRAGRGMPLVFPCAPGGADDYIMIFPRGEMWQLLFVAMGREDLIGDDRFADLESVAQHADEIEEIISSWTRQHTKHDAMQILAGAGVLAGATMNSYDLLENEQLKAREMVVTVEDEVRGDYTMLGCPIKLSDQDATVTRAPRYGEHNDEVLTTILGCTAEDVEQMREDGVIG from the coding sequence ATGGACAAGGCTTTGGAGGGCGTGAAGGTGCTGGACTTGACGCATGTGCAGGCGGGTCCGTCTTGCACGCAGTTGCTCGGTTTTCTCGGCGCGGATGTCATCAAGCTCGAAGATGTCTGGGGCGGCGATTCTACACGCAGAGACCTGCGGCACGACGACGATTCGGATAGCTTCTACTTCCTGATATTCAACAACAACAAGCGTGCCGTCAGCATCAATCTAAAGACGGAAAAGGGCAAAGAACTCTTCACCGGGCTGCTGAAGTGGGCGGATGTGCTCGTGGAAAACTTCTCGCTCGGCATGCTGGACAGACTCGGCTTCGACTGGGACACGATGCAGGAAATCAACCCGGGCATAGTCTATACTGCCATCAAAGGCTTCGGTACATACGGGCCATACGCTCAATACAAGGGCTGGGAGATGGTCGCGCAGGCGGTCGGCGGCGCGATGGCGACGACGGGCTATCCGGACAGGCCGCCGGTCTATCTGTCGCCGGGCGTGGGCGATTCAGGCAGCGGTCTGCACGCCGCGATAGGTATTCTCGCCGCGCTGCGAAAGCGCGACATCACCGGCAAAGGACAGCGCGTGGAGGTCGCCATGCAAGACGCCGTGGTGAACCTGATGCGAATGCAGATGACACCCGTTCTGGGGTTGCAGCAGCCTGAGGCGCGGCGCGGCCACCGCGCGGGCAGGGGAATGCCACTCGTCTTTCCCTGCGCTCCCGGCGGTGCGGACGACTACATCATGATTTTCCCGCGCGGCGAAATGTGGCAGCTGCTGTTCGTGGCAATGGGCAGGGAAGACCTGATTGGCGACGATAGGTTCGCAGACTTAGAGTCGGTAGCGCAGCACGCGGACGAGATCGAAGAGATTATCTCCTCTTGGACGCGCCAACACACAAAGCACGACGCGATGCAAATTCTCGCAGGCGCAGGTGTTCTGGCAGGCGCGACGATGAACTCTTACGACTTGCTGGAAAACGAGCAGCTCAAAGCGCGCGAGATGGTCGTAACCGTCGAAGACGAAGTGCGCGGCGACTACACGATGCTCGGCTGCCCAATCAAACTATCCGACCAAGACGCCACCGTAACGCGCGCTCCGCGCTACGGCGAACACAACGACGAAGTGCTGACGACCATTCTCGGCTGCACAGCGGAAGATGTTGAGCAAATGAGGGAAGACGGCGTGATTGGATAA